A region of Argentina anserina chromosome 5, drPotAnse1.1, whole genome shotgun sequence DNA encodes the following proteins:
- the LOC126794968 gene encoding uncharacterized protein LOC126794968, producing the protein MENQSQVDNKQLVITIPTNQATDQHDDQGNAAAPATPAIPGTVEAAKKKRGGNQILQAAMFLLRRRPSKKSLKAPSVERVASKNAWKRFVGSIRPLHLQDNPSSPSSPIFEIAAPSTPTGSEAGYEDVLPPPMSPAHATDFMSRSSSEDSMQSRYASAVNLQELDRSEQDEDKNKGKSADIYDGEDEHIDAKAEEFIAQFYHQMKLQPLD; encoded by the coding sequence ATGGAAAATCAATCTCAGGTAGACAACAAGCAGCTGGTGATCACCATCCCGACCAACCAAGCCACTGATCAGCACGATGATCAGGGAAATGCAGCAGCCCCCGCCACACCGGCCATACCGGGAACTGTAGAAGCCGCTAAGAAGAAGCGTGGAGGTAATCAGATTCTGCAGGCAGCTATGTTTCTGCTCCGGCGTCGTCCCAGCAAAAAATCTCTCAAAGCCCCCTCCGTGGAAAGAGTGGCCTCCAAAAACGCATGGAAGCGCTTTGTGGGGTCAATACGGCCGTTGCACCTCCAGGACAACCCTTCCTCACCCTCGTCGCCTATATTTGAGATCGCTGCACCTTCTACTCCAACGGGGTCTGAAGCAGGATACGAAGACGTGCTCCCTCCACCCATGTCTCCGGCCCACGCCACCGATTTCATGTCCAGATCCTCATCCGAAGATAGCATGCAGAGCCGATACGCATCTGCCGTCAATCTCCAAGAGCTGGACCGGAGCGAGCAGGACGAAGATAAGAACAAGGGCAAGAGTGCTGATATATATGATGGTGAGGATGAGCATATCGACGCCAAGGCGGAGGAGTTCATAGCTCAATTCTACCACCAGATGAAACTTCAACCGTTAGATTAA